Part of the Primulina huaijiensis isolate GDHJ02 chromosome 15, ASM1229523v2, whole genome shotgun sequence genome is shown below.
CATGGAAGGAAGAGTGCGAAAAAAGTTTTTCAGAAATTAAAGAAACTATTTACGACTGCTCCATTACTCACTTTACCCAAAGGAACACTTGTGTTTGTGGTTTATACAGATGCATATAAAGAAGGACTCGAGTGTGTGCTGATGCAAAAAGACAAATTCATTGCTTATGCATCTCCGAAATTGAATCTCATCCATGATATGGAATTAGGAGATACAATGTTTTCCCTAACCAAATGACAACATTCTCTATACGAGACAAGTTTTAGCATCTATACAGATCACCAAAGTTTGAAGTATATGTTTACAACTCAACATAAAATAACAAAGATGGATGGAATTGATGGAAGATTACGATTGTTCCACACTCTACCAACCAGGTAAAGCTAACGTGGTAGCAAATGCCGTAAGCCGAAAAATTAATCTTGCtagttttggtataaaaaagGATAACAATTATAAGGGCATCACATCTAAGGAGGGTTACACATTTTATCCTATGGGTATCTAGCGAGTTTAAAAATTGAACCCGAATTCTATGTCATAAAAAAGCTAGTCCAAAATACAGATTCTGACATTGTAAGGTAAAGAGAATCGGGAGAGCAACAACTCAACTTCACCACTAATTCTAGTAATGTATTAATGTTCGAAACCGTGTTAGTGAACCTCAttccatgaaaaaaaaaatcatggaaGAAGCCCACAGATCGTAATTTATCAACCATCCAGGAAGGTCCGAAATGTATAAGAACTTGAAGGAtcaattttggtggaaaggaATGAAACGAGATGTTGATTTTGTGAAACAATGTCTTTCACGTCAGATGATAAAATCAGAACATCAGAGATCGTGGGGGCTTTTACAACCTTTATCCAACTTGAGTGGAAATGAGATCCTATTACGATGTATTTTGTAATGGGACTCCCAACACTCCAAGGAGGCATGACAGTGTGTGGGTAGTGGTTTTTACCAAAACAGTTGACTTCATACCTACTTGCTAGAAGTATGACGTAGAAAAACTAGCGGAAATctatcaaaaagaaataatctGCTACATGGAATTCCTATCACCATAACCTCATATCCAGATCCAAAGTTTACTTCAAGACTACGGAAAAAATTACAAGAATTTCTAGGGACCAAGCTCAATTTCAGCATATTCGCACATCCAGAAACCGATGGTTAATCTGAACGAACCATTCAATTTTATAAGACATGTTGCGAGCATGTGTATTGATTTCTGAAAAAATTGGGAATAACATTTACCTTTTGTGGAATTTTCCTACAACAACATTCATCAAACCACATTCCATATGACCCCATATAAAGTTTTATATGGACGGAGATGTCGATCTCACTTGAATTGGGACACATAGAGATGGCGAAGTACCAAAAACGGTAAGGAAAGATTAATATCGCGTGAAGTCATACAAGAAGCCATTGATAAGGTAAAAATCATCAAACAAAGATCAAAATTGCTCAAAGTCCGTAGAAGAGTTATGCATATAGAAGACTGAAGGATTTGGAATTTGAAATTAGTGATCATATACTTCTAAAGGTATCGCCGAGAAAAGAGATTATATAAACAGAAGAAGAGGAAAATTATAGCCACAGTTTTTGGATCTTTTCGAATCATCGGCCGAATAGGGCATGTGGCATACAAGTTATTAATACCAGAAAGTATTTCAGGAATACATGATATTTCTCATGAATCACAAATTCGAAAGTGTTATGTAGATGCAGATAAAATAATTGACCCTAAACAAGGTAAATTAGAATGTGATATGTCTTACATAGAATGACCAATAGAGGATATCAGAAGAATAAAGAGCTTCGCAACAAAAAGATTCACCTGATAAAAGTGTTATGGCGTAATTACcacattgaagaagctactttaGAAAAAGGGAGAGAAAAGAAGAAAGCTCTGCCCCAAGCTATTTGCAAAGAACCAATATTGGGACCAAATCCTTTAAAAGGGGAgagattatatatattaataataataacaaacataaataaataaaataataaaataatgacaAGAAAACAGATTGAAAGTTTTACGCATAGGAAAATACTCATTGGTGGTGGCTAACCAATGAGAAATAAACTTTTAGTCAATTAAGCCAAGTATGCATCAAAAGCTAAAGTCACACTTGTCAAATATATGGAAAACTTTCTTATGCAATCTGTCCAGTCTATAAAAACTCAACTAAATCATCAGACATAGGCCGTAATTTTTGTGATCCACAAGTTAGTTTATAGGAATAAGTTTGTAAAAAATGAGTGCATTTTGAGAGAATTATTGTGAAACCTATtcaaattttcccaaaaattcCCAATGCTCTTCAAATATCTAGAAATCTTTTGGAACAGGAGGTGTCGAAAAATCAAAAGCCAAATTCTCTAGAAAAATTTGAAACCAGGTCAAACTGTGAAGGTATTTTAACCAAAAATTCATTTGCAAGTTGAATGTTCATGTTTTCATTTTATAACTTTGCACATGATTTCCGTTTTTAGATATAAAAGAAAAGTTGATATTTATATTCTCTAGTAAGGATGACAATAGGGTAGGGTAGGGAGGGGCTTGGCAGGTTCCTGGAGAcggagatagaagctagtgagcggggtagattgagttttctttgtTTCAAACACTTCAACAAGTTACTTGCAGGACTCATAAAATCCAaaatttcatattcatatccatattcatatcaacatattcatcacatcatattcatattcatgtttgttgaattcagatcgtgattggatgcgcatatgcgcgagaggtgCTGAATGAAAATTGTGACACATGGCAAGCGGCGGGGGCGGGTTTGCCATCCCCATCCTCGAATTTCATCCCCACACTCCTATTGCCTCGATCCTCGTTTCCTCGAACCCGAAACTGAGGGGTTCAACTTTTCATCTCCGTCCCTATccccgtttcaaaaatattaataggaCAAGACGAGGACGAGTTCGGAAATTTtctaaaaccaaaatttattattatctattattattattggtaatatcaatattaatagtaatatcaatattaataataatattattactaatattttaaaaaataatattattatattattactaataataataatattattttattactgATATTACTTTCGGGGTGGGTTTGGAGATAGGAATAGTAATTTTATACCCACCTTGAACTATTTcgggaattttaaaaaaatccccgaACCTGAATCTGAACCTGAACCCGAACCTGAACCCGAAAAATTCGGGGATCCTTGTCCTTGTTTTGGGTTTTTCCCGCGAGGCCCCAAACCCGTGTGGAAATTTGCCATTTATATTTTCTAGTTCATCCCAATGTTGTCCGGTTGCCCAAAATGTCACAGGAAGTAGCCTTTTCCGGCAACTACAAACTTatgaaaatcatttaaaaaatacaccatgaaaataatttcaaaaatacacATTATGGGCAGTATCGACTAAGATTTTCGAAAAACAACATAACGTTCCACAGTGGTTTCACCTCAAAATCTTGGCTGTGCTTGGTCGCCGGGGAACACCCTCCCGCTGTCATGGTGGCGTGTGCTTTCCACGCGCCACGTTGTTTTTAAAAACTTACCATGGCCGAGGATTTCTACAGTGCTTTTAGGCTTCCGTCCAAGTTTCAGAGTTTTTAAGTTagtatatgatttattatgaatttgttttgaaaaccAAATGTCTAtcacttgttttttttaaagttctaggaactgttttaataattatattttactatCATGCACATTGTTTTtggatataaatataaaataaaattttttcacCATGATGTCTAGTACACAAATTTCCGACCTATGAATGGAAACATTCACGGAAATCACCTTTTTTCGACAACCAAAACCCTTTGGTAGTGTCTAACCAATGAGAAATAAGCTATTAATCAATTAAAAGCAATTAAGCTAAGTATGTGTCAAAAGCTAAAATCACACTTGTCAAGCATTTGGAAAAATTTCACGTAATCTAGACTATAAAACACAACTAAATCATCCATCATACATGGGCTGTAATTTTCGTGATCCACAAATTAGTCTATAGGAACAAGTTTGTGATATTATATTGCACGGTTTCTTCTTACTATATAGCTTTTTGGCATTTAGCTAgacatttataataaaattaccaTTCTCTTTACTAAATATTGCATTGCATCATATTAAAACTTCACATTTATGATATTGTAATGCATGTTTGATACCGTGAGAATACTATTGAATTTCAATCATTCATGAACTACTGTCAATGAATGGATGAATGACTGTTTATTGGAGTCCTGTACAACGATCATCGTACCAAAAATTGAGTATGCTGGACAATGCGTCTTTGGCCCAGAAAGTGAGTCCAATGAAAAACGAGTGATCGACCCGagtatattgttcatttaaacAACGTGACTTTGGTCCAGAAATGTGAGTTAACTTTGGCTCGAAAATGATTAAGTATACTGAATCTGTGTCAGCACGCAAGGAAAAACGCTACACCAGATATTGGTGAGAACCATCTCTTTAGCCTATGATATTCATTCTAGAAACCAATATAATTattacattattattgatttcaCATTGATTTATAGGAATTTTACCATTTTCATTTCATTATAcatcatattaaaatattacgCAACTATATCATCTTTCGACttgttatattaaataaatcaaatttatgTCCTCATTAAGTTCTAAAAGAGTTCACCTCTATTATCTTTTATGTTATTATAAAAGTCAGATATCGAAGTACCGGAGTTTGAACTAGAGAAAATAGGAAAATGAAAAGTATTATTAGTTTGATCTTTTGTGATATCATATCTAGTCCAAAATTTGTACCTTATTATATCAAAGTTATGGATTGTTTTATTAGTATGTTTGATTGTACTACTATAGTTAAATAAATTGCAGTAATGTTTTCtctattaatattaattataataacgTTGTAATTATGAGTCGGGAGCTcacaaatttacattcgaaataataataataatttctgatatatcataaaatttagtatgatgtaaaatatttttttttttttgagcatgtaaaataaaatattgcttCTTGTGAAATGGACATTCTCATATTGGGAATGTTCAAGAAATTTGGGAGTGTTGTTTAAATTGGTAAAGTCGAGTAAGAACGAAATAGAAATCGTGGGTTAAAATCATGGAAACATCTGGAAGGAAAATCTAGTCCGTCAGTTTTCGAATCGACGGCTCACATCATCCCAATCACCAATTTCACAACCGACGGTCAAGATCTTATCACCACTCAATCTCTATCGTTTGCGATCTGTATTTATAAACCCTAGTTAGTTAAGTTCGCCCTCTTCGAACGTCTCGCTGGTTCTCTTCGCTGCCCCGCTCTCCAAATATCCCACGGAGGATTGATTGATTTGCCGACCAATTGAATCTGTTGATCTGGGATTAGGGATATTTGAAGGAATTCAAGATGTTTGGGAGGGCGCCGAAGAAAAGCGATAGCACCAAGTATTACGAGATCCTCGGGGTGCCGAAAACGGCGTCGCAGGATGATTTGAAGAAGGCGTACAAGAAAGCAGCCATCAAGAATCATCCTGACAAGGGTGGAGACCCTGAGAAGGTACAATTTAGAAAATCATGAATTGTTTTGTGTAATTTGTGGGGTGATTAGTTTGGTGAAATTTCTAGGTAAATTTTCTTGGATGTCTTGcgaattttatattattgtctggtttattttcatggatgattgaGTGAAGTTACATAAGATCTGATGCCACTTTATGAGGAGGCTTCAGAGTCTTATAAATCAGTTCTTCTGAGAAGAAACCCatttaacttataaaatttGGGGTTTTTTAATAGTCATGGGAACAATGCAATCTGTTGAAGGAACAATTTTGTTATGATAATGATAAAATTTGTAACTTTGAAAGATATGTTTAGTTTTCTCTGGTGAAACGAAAGGGTACGAACTAGATCAGTGTTATTGGGCGGTGAATAATGAATATAGAAAGGATGGAAATTTATGTTATGTAGTATATAATGTTGATTTTCTAAATTATATGGCGATTTCTCAGTTCCGattattaaaataatccaaTTTTGATTTCAAACCTATTGCAATTGTGGTTTGTAGTGGAGAGTGACCACTGTCTTCCATTGTTGTATCTAAGGTTGCACTTGGACGGAGGGATTTAAAgttatggatttcaaatccattgatTTTAAATCTGTTTGATTGCTTTGATGTATTTATGttggatgaatttcaaatccactcTCTATAAATGTAAATGTAATGGTAATGGTGATTATGATGACTTTGAAATCCACACAAGACGAGTGTCGTTTCAAATTCCTCCCTGAATCAAATCCCTCATCCTATTCAAATCCTTCCATCCGAGCACAATTTGACTGTTTGGAGCTACTTCACACGGTTTGATGAGTTTCCATAAGAATCTGTTATAATTGCTAGTTTTTGAGTTGGATTATGCTTGTTTAATCTGTAGTTTTCTCTTTACTCTTATTTTGAATCAAGTGATACTTCATTTTGTTTTCAAGGGTTGTTGAAAACTTTAGGTTCATGAAGTTTGATGTAGCTATACTGTCATATGTAATGATTATTAACTTTTTTCGTATGTTGAGTTGGTTTGTGTAAATGAATTTGAGTTTACCCCAATTCATGTCCAAGTTATGGATTAGATAGAGTTCTTGACTGAGTCTTTTAGATTTCGGGTGCTGTTGATTGTTTCATATGATGTGAAGTTAAGAAATTTGCAGAATGCTTTTGCTTTTGTATATATATGAAGTACAAATACGACCGTCTATGTGCACTGTATTTTGTTCAAGCATTGCCTGGTGATGCATTGTTTCTTTGAATAACTAAAAGCTTATGAACCGGTTTCTGCTGCAGTTTAAGGAACTTGCTCATGCTTATGAGGTTTTGAGTGATCCAGAAAAACGTGACATATATGACCAGTATGGTGAAGATGCACTTAAGGAAGGAATGGGTGGAAGCGGTGGCATGCATGACCCATTTGACATTTTCTCATCCTTCTTTGGTGGAAGCCCATTTGGTGGTAGCTGTTTTAACTTTAATCaacttttttcttaatttaggtTAGTTGCCTTTCTCGTTGACCCTTGTTCGTAGAATATAACTTGATTAAGGAGTTGTTTGTTGATTACCAGGAGGTAGCAGTAGGGGACGAAGGCAGAGAAGAGGAGAAGATGTAGTTCACCCATTGAAGGCATCGCTTGAGGATCTATATATTGGGACCACCAAGAAACTGTCTCTGTCACGTAATGTAATTTGCTCAAAGTGTAATGGGTAGGTTCACATCCGTGCCTCATGTTATGTATAGTTGATAGCTTGTTTTACATTCCTGATTGTTTTGAATGTTCTCTTTTTCAGTATAATTTTCCTCATTTGTTTGGCTTGTGCTACTTTGTTGGCAGTAAAGGATCAAAATCTGGAGCTCAATTGAAGTGCTCAGGGTGTCAGGGATCTGGTATGAAAGTTTCGATCAGGCAGCTCGGCCCTGGTATGATCCAGCAAATGCAACACCCTTGCAACGAGTGTAAAGGGACAGGAGAGACGATCAATGATAGAGATCGATGCCCACAATGCAAAGGTGAAAAGGTGGTTCAGGAAAAGAAAGTTTTGGAAGTCCATGTTGAAAAGGGCATGCAGCACGGGCAGAAAATCACGTTCCCTGGGGAAGCTGATGAGGCGGTATGTCATACCCTGACAAATAAGCAGTAATTAATGGATCCATGTGTTCTTAATGTTATGTGTCATGCTGCAGCCTGACACTGTCACTGGAGACATAGTTTTTGTACTCCAGCAGAAGGAGCATCCAAAATTCAAGAGGAAGAGTGGTGATGACCTTTTTGTGGAACACACACTTTCACTCACCGAGGCATTGTGTGGCTTCCAGTTCGTATTAACTCATCTAGATGGCAGACAGCTCCTTATCAAATCCCAACCTGGAGAAGTTGTGAAGCCCGGTCTGTGTTTCTTTATACTTTTACTATCTTGAATCAGCGACCGACCCATTTTTGCAGTCCTCTAATGTTCTTTCCTTGTGTGAAAATTTTAGATTCCAACAAGGCTATCAACGATGAAGGAATGCCCATGTACCAGAGGCCATTCATGAAGGGTAAACTCTATATTCATTTCAATGTAGAGTTTCCAGATTCCTTGAGTTCAGGCCAAGTTGGAGCCTTGCTGAAAGTTCTTCCTCCAAAGCCACAATCAAAGCAGACTGATGTAGAAATGGAGGAGTGTGAGGAAACAACCCTGCATGATGTCAACATTGAGGAGGAGATGCGAAGGAGACAGGCTCAGCAGCAGGAAGCTTATGACGAGGATGAAGATACGCATGGTGGAGCTCAAAGGGTGCAATGTGCCCAACAGTGATTGGTTCAAGTCCAATGTCTCTTATTTGAGGTggttttatttgaaatatgGAAAAGCGTGGAAGGTGCTTTTTGTTTCTAGGGTGATGTTACCTACTgatttaatttagttttatgGAGTTATACTTGGAGATAAGATTGTTCTATATTTGGAAATTGCATCGTCTAGTTTTGTGATACATCCAGCGTTTATTTTTGTGCTTTTGAGTATGCTCTTATCTATTCTGTAAAAATATACTTTCGTTTACCCCCCAACCTTTTTCATTTTAGGGTATGATTATCATCTATGCTCAGACTGCTCAGTCGTGACCTTGTTTTATAATCTCATCTATTTCTATTCTGCTAAAATACCCTCATTTTAGCCCCCAAAATCTTTTTCATTTGAGCGTATTATCTATCACCTACGCTATACATGAATAAACACCCTAAATACAGCTTATATAATTGGAAACATGGTTGTATTTATGCATGTATATGTTGGTTTTGGTAATATATGTGTAATTTAAACAATCAAAACCACCCAATGGCTAATACATCACATGAAAGGTATAAGCATCATGTTGCAAGAAATCACAAAATCTACAATTACCAGTTAAAACGTTCACTAAATTATAGATGCTATATTGCTATATTAGTGACTGCAAAAAAATCCAGCAGAATCAGGAAGGCCTAGTTACCTACAGCTGGCTTATCTGGAATTTCTGCTGCTTGTTTCTCCTCTGCATTATTCTGATTTACATCAATCTTTTCTGCATCATCAACCTTCTCATCCGGTGTTCCCTTTTTGGCATGGTATGCATCCTTGATTTCGTCACCATTTGCACCTGCGAACTCCTTAGATTCCTCAGTTTTTACACCTATCACCTCAGTAGTTGCTTTCTTTGATCCCTCTGCATGAGCATCCGCACTCTCAGTAGCtgtattttttgtaatttccAAATCTGGCGGTTCCTCCACAACATCGTCTCCCTCAGTTTTCTCCTCTGTTATTTCAATATCAACCTTCTGTGGAAGAACTTCATCGGTGATAACCTCTGCATTACCAGCATCTTCTCCGCGTGCCATAGAAATTTCACCGCTTTCTTTAGCTTCTTCTGCAGCAACATTGTTGTTTTCAATGGCTTCATCTTCTACTTCTGCATTATTATTCTTATCTTTGGCTTCTTTCTTTAGACTAGATTTTCTTTGCTTTTTCTTGGGAGATTCACTTTCAGCTGCCTCTTCTGCCTTCAATTTCTCACTCAATCTTGCAGAACGCCTTGGGCTGTCACCTGCAAAATACAAAAGCTGGTTGATGTCTTATAGCGCCTAAAAACATTCAGATGACCAAGCAGGCAAATATTTACCTACTTCCTGTATCCTAATTGAATACATCCATTTGTTTTAGCATCACTTCACAATGAGAATTCTTCTGTGTGTGAGAGGAAATAACAGGCAATTGAAAGTACCTAAACCCCAATCAAACTCAGAGATAGCGGGACCGCCAGTATGAGATTTGAGGTATCGCTCCAACTGCCTCTTATGCTTGATCTCTTCTCCAGTGGGGGATATGAAAACAATGTCATTTCTTCGAGGTGTACCACCTTTCCTCGGAGTGAACTGATTATTTTAGAAACGAGAAAAAAAATGTACTCATAGATACAAAAATTTCTTCAAATCAAAGTGTTTTTTCCAATCCAAAAGATAACAAAGTAAGTTCAGAGTATTCAACCACAGTGAAGGACAGGCACTTTGGTGTCCGAATATCAGTTTCACTCTACTCAGCATTCTTATCAACTTTTGATTCAGTTTTGACCATTCTTACcactcaaacttctacacattgATTGTGGTATAGATATAATCTGGTTAATTTAACtttcataataaaattttaatctgTAGGAAGGGAACACCACAAAAAAGGTACTAAAACCAAAGCTAAATATTCTCAATCACACAACATGACAGGCAATCTTGATGATATCCTCCTACACTGAAACATATTAATTTCTGATACATTGATCGAAAATAGCCTTCACTTAACGCAGCCATGGAGTCACAACAATCATTCCAGATCACTAAGAAGTGAAATTCTCAGTAACCAAAAACCTAGTCCATCGTCAATCACCAATCTCGCACTCAAATCCTCACAGCATGCGGCAACAGCACCAACGAACCACATTTCAGGATTAAACTCGAAAAACGATCAATCCCGTTCAAAATACACCAAAAATCCAAATGcataataaatcaaaattcCAGGAAAAAGAAAATAGGAAGAACAATTAACGATAAAAAGACGAAAAACGCAGACCTTCTTAATCCAGCCTGGTGGAGCAGGAAGCTCTATCACAAGGACGTCAACTTGCTCGTTCTCCCGAAAACTCGCCATGTTCCGAAGTTTTCCACTCTCTGTCTCTCCCTATCTCTCCTGAAAACTCGCCGTATTTGATATTTCTCAACGAGTAGAATGAAAAATTCATTTCTATGGCGCACTGGATTCCGAGCCGGGGGGGAAAGCGTGACAGGTGGACGTCACAGGTTTATTAACTGATTTAATT
Proteins encoded:
- the LOC140960284 gene encoding dnaJ protein homolog, which translates into the protein MFGRAPKKSDSTKYYEILGVPKTASQDDLKKAYKKAAIKNHPDKGGDPEKFKELAHAYEVLSDPEKRDIYDQYGEDALKEGMGGSGGMHDPFDIFSSFFGGSPFGGGSSRGRRQRRGEDVVHPLKASLEDLYIGTTKKLSLSRNVICSKCNGKGSKSGAQLKCSGCQGSGMKVSIRQLGPGMIQQMQHPCNECKGTGETINDRDRCPQCKGEKVVQEKKVLEVHVEKGMQHGQKITFPGEADEAPDTVTGDIVFVLQQKEHPKFKRKSGDDLFVEHTLSLTEALCGFQFVLTHLDGRQLLIKSQPGEVVKPDSNKAINDEGMPMYQRPFMKGKLYIHFNVEFPDSLSSGQVGALLKVLPPKPQSKQTDVEMEECEETTLHDVNIEEEMRRRQAQQQEAYDEDEDTHGGAQRVQCAQQ
- the LOC140960285 gene encoding uncharacterized protein, which encodes MASFRENEQVDVLVIELPAPPGWIKKFTPRKGGTPRRNDIVFISPTGEEIKHKRQLERYLKSHTGGPAISEFDWGLGDSPRRSARLSEKLKAEEAAESESPKKKQRKSSLKKEAKDKNNNAEVEDEAIENNNVAAEEAKESGEISMARGEDAGNAEVITDEVLPQKVDIEITEEKTEGDDVVEEPPDLEITKNTATESADAHAEGSKKATTEVIGVKTEESKEFAGANGDEIKDAYHAKKGTPDEKVDDAEKIDVNQNNAEEKQAAEIPDKPAVGN